In one Rhea pennata isolate bPtePen1 chromosome 15, bPtePen1.pri, whole genome shotgun sequence genomic region, the following are encoded:
- the TMEM130 gene encoding transmembrane protein 130: MAAAAGPLRPTRPVLLLPLLLLLLLGSAAEEYDLEITNNGPITTGAQATVRASLSMKNNSITSNLYHFNWIYAPLILINKLEQGFHSLINVTGEFPGTFPVSVWVTHRNCWLCRPVARNVTVLHVTEFITGNLTIAQIEGSTFIKQGSSSSTDTVTRISFCLHDPSDYFKSASFVYNWNFGEGMYQITKEPFVYYNHSAVGNRTVHLKVIAEWQQIGNIIHERETLQKTGDFTTALELLDAVKSINVVGSRETHVMENLSLSLHINGSPPLALCWLIKAECIPLEGEKCHLVVINGSCYNLSHTFRAAGQYCLSVRVENGVTMLQTYHEIKVWPTGIQPAFFILLCIALVSVVLGLVLYTTFRSNTQHKDLVEVADFDFSPLSDKNLSSPSESGYGQICCRSCCLQSPQETAMESHELLLSFYKPVKTYTV; the protein is encoded by the exons atggccgccgccgccggccccctgCGCCCGACCCGCCCGGTGCTGCTgctcccgctgctgctgctgctgctgctcggcTCGGCGGCAG AGGAATATGATCTAGAAATAACCAACAACGGTCCCATCACAACTGGAGCACAAGCTACTGTTCGTGCCAGTCTAAGCATGAAGAACAACAGTATCACCTCAAACTTGTATCATTTTAACTGGATTTATGCTCCTCTGATTCTCATTAATAAATTGGAGCAGGGGTTTCACTCCCTCATTAATGTGACTGGTGAATTTCCTGGCACTTTTCCTGTATCTGTCTGGGTGACTCACAGGAACTGCTGGTTGTGTCGACCTGTTGCTAGAAACGTCACTGTACTTCATGTCACAG AATTTATTACAGGGAATCTTACCATTGCCCAGATAGAAGGCAGCACGTTTATCAAGCAGGGTTCAAGCTCATCCACAGACACCGTGACCCGGATTTCCTTCTGTCTTCATGACCCAAGTGATTACTTCAAGTCAGCATCATTTGTCTACAACTGGAACTTTGGGGAAGG GATGTATCAGATTACCAAGGAGCCCTTTGTCTACTATAACCATTCTGCCGTGGGGAACCGCACAGTCCATCTGAAAGTGAtagctgaatggcagcagatTGGAAACATCATACACGAAAGAGAAACTCTGCAGAAAACCGGTGATTTTACCACTGCTCTGGAGCTGCTAG atgCTGTTAAGAGTATTAATGTAGTGGGCTCCAGAGAGACTCACGTAATGGAAAACTTGAGTTTATCTCTTCATATCAATGGCAG ccCACCGCTGGCATTATGCTGGCTTATAAAGGCCGAGTGTATTCCACTTGAAGGTGAAAAATGCCATCTGGTGGTGATTAACGGTTCTTGCTACAATCTGAGCCATACCTTCCGCGCCGCAGGCCAGTACTGTCTCAGCGTGAGAGTTGAGAACGGCGTGACCATGTTGCAGACATACCATGAAATAAAAGTGTGGCCAACAG GGATCCAGCCAGCTTTCTTTATCTTGCTCTGCATCGCTCTGGTTTCAGTGGTGCTAGGACTGGTGCTGTACACGACCTTCCGAAGTAACACACAACATAAAGATCTCGTGGAG GTAGCTGACTTTGACTTTTCTCCACTGTCTGACAAAAACCTGTCTTCTCCTTCGGAGTCAGGCTACGGCCAAATATGTTGCAGATCATGTTGTCTTCAATCACCTCAAGAAACTGCCATGGAGAGCCATGAACTTCTACTTTCATTTTACAAGCCAGTCAAAACTTACACAGTGTGA